Proteins encoded in a region of the Streptomyces sp. NBC_01471 genome:
- the kdpF gene encoding K(+)-transporting ATPase subunit F: protein MEAVIGLVVAVALLGYLVLALIHPERF, encoded by the coding sequence GTGGAAGCGGTGATCGGCCTCGTGGTGGCCGTCGCCCTGCTGGGCTACCTCGTCCTCGCCCTCATCCACCCGGAGAGGTTCTGA
- the kdpB gene encoding potassium-transporting ATPase subunit KdpB — translation MSTLTPARVPHQDAPQDPKSEGRVGGGLFDPRQLLRSFPDALRKLDPRIMVKSPVMFVVEVGSVVTTGFALKDPGDWFGWAITGWLWLTTVFANLAEAVAEGRGKAQADTLRKAKSDTVARRLDGAVEAQVPGAALRIGDLVVCEAGDTIPGDGDVVEGVASVDESAITGESAPVIRESGGDRSAVTGGTKVLSDRIVVKIMTKPGETFIDRMIRLVEGAARQKTPNEIALNILLASLTIVFLLAVVTLQPFATYAGAKQSMIVLTALLVCLIPTTIGALLSAIGIAGMDRLVQRNVLAMSGRAVEAAGDVSTLLLDKTGTITLGNRQAAAFVPVRGVTEAVLADAAQLSSLADETPEGRSVVVLAKEKYGLRERSRGELTGADWISFTAQTRMSGVDTGGRRIRKGASGSVVAWVRENGGRVSEDAQTLTDAISEAGGTPLLVAVEDGEGARVLGVIHLKDVVKEGMRERFDELRRMGIKTVMITGDNPLTARAIAQEAGVDDFLAEATPEDKMALIKREQAGGKLVAMTGDGTNDAPALAQADVGVAMNTGTSAAKEAGNMVDLDSNPTKLIEIVEIGKQLLITRGALTTFSIANDVAKYFAIIPAMFAVAYPSLDKLNIMRLSSPETAILSAVVFNALIIVALVPLALKGVRYKPTGADRMLRRNLGIYGLGGLVAPFIGIKIIDLLISLIPGIG, via the coding sequence ATGAGTACCCTCACCCCGGCCCGCGTCCCCCACCAGGACGCACCGCAGGACCCGAAGTCCGAAGGCCGCGTCGGCGGCGGTCTTTTCGACCCCCGGCAGCTGCTCAGGTCCTTCCCCGACGCGCTGCGCAAACTCGACCCGCGGATCATGGTCAAGTCGCCCGTGATGTTCGTGGTCGAGGTCGGCTCCGTCGTCACCACCGGGTTCGCCCTCAAGGACCCCGGCGACTGGTTCGGCTGGGCCATCACCGGCTGGCTCTGGCTGACCACGGTCTTCGCCAATCTGGCGGAGGCGGTCGCCGAGGGCCGCGGCAAGGCCCAGGCCGACACGCTCCGCAAGGCCAAGAGCGACACCGTCGCCCGGCGCCTCGACGGAGCAGTGGAGGCGCAGGTGCCGGGCGCCGCGCTGCGCATCGGCGATCTGGTGGTCTGCGAGGCCGGTGACACCATCCCCGGGGACGGCGACGTCGTCGAAGGGGTGGCCTCGGTCGACGAGTCCGCCATCACCGGTGAATCGGCCCCCGTCATCAGGGAGTCGGGCGGTGACCGGTCGGCCGTCACCGGCGGTACGAAGGTGCTGTCCGACCGGATCGTCGTCAAGATCATGACGAAGCCCGGCGAGACCTTCATCGACCGGATGATCAGGCTGGTGGAGGGCGCCGCCCGGCAGAAGACGCCCAACGAGATCGCGCTGAACATCCTGCTCGCCTCACTCACCATCGTCTTCCTGCTGGCGGTCGTGACCCTCCAGCCGTTCGCGACGTACGCCGGTGCGAAGCAGTCGATGATCGTGCTCACCGCGCTGCTGGTCTGCCTGATCCCGACCACCATCGGGGCCCTGCTCTCCGCGATCGGTATCGCGGGCATGGACCGGCTCGTCCAGCGCAATGTGCTGGCCATGTCCGGACGCGCGGTCGAGGCCGCGGGCGATGTGTCGACCCTGCTGCTCGACAAGACCGGCACCATCACGCTCGGCAACCGGCAGGCCGCCGCGTTCGTCCCCGTCAGGGGTGTCACCGAGGCCGTGCTCGCCGATGCGGCGCAGCTCTCCTCGCTGGCCGACGAGACGCCGGAGGGCCGCTCGGTCGTCGTACTCGCCAAGGAGAAGTACGGGCTGCGCGAGCGCAGCCGGGGCGAGCTGACCGGGGCCGACTGGATCTCCTTCACCGCCCAGACCCGGATGTCGGGTGTGGACACCGGCGGGCGCCGGATCCGCAAGGGCGCGAGCGGCTCCGTGGTGGCCTGGGTCCGGGAGAACGGCGGCCGGGTCTCCGAGGACGCGCAGACGCTCACCGACGCGATCTCGGAGGCGGGCGGCACCCCGCTGCTCGTCGCCGTCGAGGACGGGGAAGGCGCCCGGGTGCTCGGCGTCATCCACCTCAAGGACGTCGTCAAGGAAGGCATGCGGGAGCGGTTCGACGAGCTGCGCCGGATGGGCATCAAGACCGTCATGATCACGGGCGACAACCCGCTGACCGCCCGGGCCATCGCCCAGGAGGCAGGTGTCGACGACTTCCTCGCCGAGGCCACCCCCGAGGACAAGATGGCGCTGATCAAGCGTGAGCAGGCCGGCGGCAAGCTCGTGGCGATGACCGGTGACGGGACGAACGACGCCCCCGCGCTGGCCCAGGCGGACGTCGGGGTGGCCATGAACACCGGAACCTCGGCCGCCAAGGAGGCCGGGAACATGGTGGACCTGGACTCCAACCCCACCAAGCTGATCGAGATCGTCGAGATCGGCAAGCAACTGCTCATCACCCGGGGCGCGCTGACGACGTTCTCGATCGCCAACGACGTCGCCAAGTACTTCGCGATCATCCCCGCGATGTTCGCGGTGGCGTACCCGAGCCTCGACAAGCTCAACATCATGCGCCTGTCGTCGCCCGAGACCGCGATCCTCTCGGCCGTCGTCTTCAACGCGCTGATCATCGTCGCGCTGGTGCCGCTGGCGCTGAAGGGCGTGCGGTACAAGCCGACCGGCGCCGACCGGATGCTCCGCCGCAATCTCGGGATCTACGGTCTCGGCGGCCTGGTCGCACCCTTCATCGGCATCAAGATCATCGATCTGCTCATCTCCCTCATACCGGGTATCGGGTGA
- a CDS encoding ATP-binding protein, translating to MARGKLRIFLGAAPGVGKTYAMLSEAHRRVERGTDCVVAFVEHHDRPRTEVMMHGLEQIQRREIAYRGGVFTEMDVDAVLERAPAVALVDELAHTNVPGSRNTKRWQDVEELLKAGIDVVSAVNIQHLESLGDVVESITGVAQRETVPDEVVRRADQLELVDMSPQSLRRRMAHGNIYKPDKVDAALSNYFRPGNLTALRELALLWVADRVDEYLQQYRGEHNIRSTWQARERIVVGLTGGPEGRTLIRRAARMAAKGSGSEILAVYIARSDGLTSASPKELAFQRTLVEDLGGTFHHVIGEDVPSALLEFARGVNATQIVLGSSRRKTWQYIFGPGVGQTVARDSGPDLDVHIVTHEEVAKGRGLPVARGARLGRVRIIWGWLAGVVGPAVLTVLLTNVDAELGLANDMLLFLSLTVAAALLGGLLPALASAAFGSLLLNYYFAPPLHLLTISNSKNIVAIVIFVSVAVAVASVVDQAARRTHQAARLRAESEILSFLAGSVLRGETTLDALLERVRETFAMESVALLERKSDVDPWVCVGSVGPRPLARPEDADVDMPIGDHMAMALTGRVLPAEDRRVLGAFAAQAAVVLDRQRLVGEAEEARRLAEGNRIRTALLAAVSHDLRTPLAAIKAAVSSLRSDDVSWSDADEAELLAGIEDGADRLDHLVGNLLDVSRLQTGTVTPLIREIDLDEVVPMALGGVPEGSAELDIPETLPMVAVDPGLLERAVANIVENAVKYNPGDVPVTVAASALGDRVELRVADRGPGVPDEAKERIFEPFQRLGDAPRGVGVGLGLAVARGFAEAMGGTLGAEDTPGGGMTMVLTLRAAAGPAGADSAPPSGSTPATPSAERQNQL from the coding sequence ATGGCACGAGGCAAGCTTCGAATATTCCTCGGCGCGGCACCGGGCGTCGGGAAGACGTACGCGATGCTGTCCGAGGCCCACCGCCGGGTGGAGCGCGGAACCGACTGCGTCGTCGCCTTCGTCGAGCACCACGACCGGCCGCGCACCGAGGTGATGATGCACGGCCTGGAGCAGATCCAGCGCCGTGAGATCGCCTACCGCGGCGGCGTCTTCACCGAGATGGACGTGGACGCGGTCCTGGAACGCGCGCCCGCCGTCGCCCTGGTCGACGAGCTGGCCCATACCAATGTCCCGGGCTCGCGCAACACCAAGCGCTGGCAGGACGTGGAAGAGCTGCTCAAGGCGGGCATCGACGTCGTCTCGGCCGTCAACATCCAGCATCTGGAGTCGCTGGGCGACGTCGTGGAGTCGATAACGGGCGTCGCCCAGCGCGAGACCGTCCCCGACGAGGTGGTCCGCCGGGCGGACCAGCTCGAACTGGTCGACATGTCGCCCCAGTCGCTGCGCCGCCGGATGGCCCACGGCAACATCTACAAACCCGACAAGGTCGACGCCGCCCTCTCCAACTACTTCCGCCCCGGCAATCTCACCGCCCTGCGCGAGCTCGCGCTGCTCTGGGTGGCCGACCGGGTGGACGAGTACCTTCAGCAGTACCGCGGCGAGCACAACATCCGGTCCACCTGGCAGGCCCGCGAGCGCATCGTGGTGGGGCTCACCGGCGGCCCCGAGGGCCGTACGCTCATCCGCCGCGCGGCCAGGATGGCCGCCAAGGGGTCGGGCAGCGAGATCCTCGCCGTGTACATCGCCAGGAGTGACGGCCTGACCTCCGCCTCGCCCAAGGAACTGGCATTCCAGCGGACGCTGGTCGAGGACCTGGGCGGCACCTTCCACCACGTCATAGGCGAGGACGTTCCCTCCGCGCTGCTGGAGTTCGCCCGCGGGGTGAACGCCACCCAGATCGTGCTCGGCTCCAGCCGCCGCAAGACCTGGCAGTACATCTTCGGTCCCGGCGTCGGACAGACCGTGGCCCGGGATTCCGGGCCCGACCTGGACGTCCACATCGTCACGCACGAGGAGGTCGCCAAGGGGCGCGGACTGCCGGTCGCGCGCGGGGCGCGCCTGGGCCGTGTGCGGATCATCTGGGGCTGGCTGGCCGGAGTGGTCGGACCCGCGGTCCTCACCGTGCTGCTGACCAATGTCGACGCCGAGCTCGGCCTCGCCAACGACATGCTGCTCTTCCTGTCGCTGACGGTGGCCGCCGCGCTGCTGGGCGGTCTGCTGCCGGCTCTCGCGTCGGCGGCCTTCGGCTCGCTGCTGCTGAACTACTACTTCGCGCCACCGCTGCATCTGCTGACCATCTCGAACTCCAAGAACATCGTCGCCATCGTGATCTTCGTGTCGGTGGCCGTCGCGGTGGCGTCCGTGGTGGACCAGGCAGCCCGCCGTACCCACCAGGCGGCCAGGCTGCGCGCCGAGTCGGAGATCCTCTCCTTCCTGGCGGGCAGCGTCCTGCGCGGCGAGACCACGCTGGACGCCCTGCTCGAACGGGTGAGGGAGACGTTCGCCATGGAGTCCGTGGCACTCCTCGAACGGAAGAGCGACGTCGACCCGTGGGTCTGCGTGGGCAGCGTCGGTCCCCGGCCGCTCGCCCGCCCCGAGGACGCGGACGTGGACATGCCGATCGGCGACCACATGGCGATGGCGCTCACCGGCCGGGTGCTGCCCGCGGAGGACCGCCGGGTCCTCGGCGCCTTCGCCGCCCAGGCCGCCGTCGTACTGGACCGCCAGCGCCTCGTCGGCGAGGCCGAGGAGGCCCGCAGGCTGGCCGAGGGCAACCGCATCCGTACGGCGCTGCTGGCCGCCGTCAGCCACGATCTGCGGACCCCGCTCGCCGCCATCAAGGCGGCCGTCAGCTCGCTGCGCTCCGACGACGTCTCCTGGTCCGACGCGGACGAGGCCGAGCTGCTCGCGGGCATCGAGGACGGGGCGGACCGCCTCGACCACCTCGTCGGCAACCTCCTGGACGTCTCGCGGCTCCAGACCGGCACCGTCACCCCGCTCATCCGTGAGATCGACCTGGACGAGGTCGTCCCGATGGCGCTGGGCGGTGTTCCCGAGGGCAGCGCCGAGCTGGACATCCCGGAGACGCTGCCCATGGTGGCCGTCGACCCGGGACTGCTGGAGCGGGCCGTCGCCAACATCGTCGAGAACGCCGTCAAGTACAACCCCGGTGATGTGCCCGTCACCGTGGCCGCCAGCGCGCTGGGCGACCGCGTGGAGCTGCGCGTCGCCGACCGGGGGCCCGGTGTCCCCGACGAGGCCAAGGAACGCATCTTCGAACCCTTCCAGCGCCTCGGCGACGCCCCGCGCGGCGTGGGCGTCGGACTCGGACTCGCGGTCGCCCGCGGCTTCGCCGAGGCCATGGGCGGCACGCTCGGCGCCGAGGACACCCCCGGCGGCGGCATGACCATGGTCCTCACCCTGAGAGCGGCCGCGGGACCGGCAGGCGCGGACTCCGCACCGCCGTCCGGTTCCACTCCGGCCACCCCATCGGCAGAAAGGCAGAACCAGCTATGA
- a CDS encoding potassium-transporting ATPase subunit C: protein MNNSVSGTGRLLWAGLRALLVLTVVCGVIYPLAVTGVAQAVMGHQANGSEITSGGKVVGSSLIGQSYTLPLKKGQQTPAPDLRWFQPRPSNGLGTNSVNTQYKLLVSGATNRSGDNAELIKWVKDAKSAVIKDNSTAGYRVRPSDVPADAVTSSGSGLDPDISPQYAKLQVHRIAERNHLTVARVDRLVADHTTGRMLGFAGEPRVNVLELNVALKQLVEG from the coding sequence ATGAACAACTCCGTGAGCGGAACGGGCCGGCTGCTCTGGGCCGGTCTGCGCGCCCTTCTCGTCCTCACCGTCGTCTGCGGTGTGATCTACCCGCTCGCCGTCACCGGCGTCGCCCAGGCCGTCATGGGCCACCAGGCCAACGGCTCGGAGATCACCTCCGGCGGCAAGGTCGTCGGCTCCTCCCTCATCGGGCAGAGCTACACCCTGCCGCTGAAGAAGGGGCAGCAGACCCCGGCACCCGACCTCAGGTGGTTCCAGCCGCGCCCCTCCAACGGTCTGGGCACCAACAGCGTCAACACCCAGTACAAGCTGCTGGTGTCCGGCGCGACCAACCGGTCCGGGGACAACGCCGAACTGATCAAGTGGGTGAAGGACGCCAAGTCCGCCGTGATCAAGGACAACTCGACCGCCGGTTACCGGGTGCGGCCGTCCGACGTGCCGGCCGACGCCGTCACCTCGTCCGGCTCCGGTCTCGACCCGGACATCTCCCCGCAGTACGCGAAGCTCCAGGTGCACCGGATCGCCGAGCGCAACCACCTCACGGTGGCGCGGGTCGACCGGCTGGTCGCCGACCACACCACCGGCCGGATGCTCGGCTTCGCGGGGGAGCCCCGCGTCAACGTCCTGGAGCTCAACGTGGCACTGAAGCAGCTGGTCGAAGGCTGA
- the kdpA gene encoding potassium-transporting ATPase subunit KdpA, with protein MSPLLAGVLQMLALIVALGLVYRPLGDFMARVYSSDRHLRVEKWIYKAIGANPDSAMRWPAYLRGVLAFSLVSILFLYLLQRVQGGLPGSLGFRSIDPDQAFNTAASFVANTNWQSYSGEQAMGHVVQTGGLAVQNFVSAAVGMAVAIALVRGFARSRTTASGGGELGNFWADLVRGTVRILIPIAVVGALVLVACGAIQNFAGIHEVGQFGGGSQQWNGGAVASQEAIKELGTNGGGYFNANSAHPFENPNGLSNLLEVFLILVIPFAMTRTFGRMAGSLKQGYAILATMVTIWIAFTALMMWTEFHHGGPAFDLAGGAMEGKETRFGIGGSSIFSVATTLTSTGAVNSFHSSFTGFGGGITMLGMQLGEIAPGGVGSGLYGMLIMAVIAVFIAGLMVGRTPEYLGKKIGVREIKFAACYILVTPALVLCFTAAAMALPTPGHSMTNSGAHGFSEILYAYTSGANNNGSAFAGLGADTQWFNTTIGLAMLLGRFVPMVFVLALAGSLAEQRQIPETSGTLRTDKPLFAGLLVGTIMIIAGLTYFPALALGPLAEGLAS; from the coding sequence ATGAGCCCCCTCCTCGCCGGTGTGCTCCAGATGCTCGCGCTCATCGTGGCGCTTGGTCTGGTCTACCGGCCGCTCGGCGACTTCATGGCCCGCGTCTACTCGTCCGACCGGCATCTGCGGGTCGAGAAGTGGATCTACAAGGCCATCGGCGCCAACCCCGACTCCGCGATGCGCTGGCCGGCGTACCTCCGCGGGGTCCTCGCCTTCTCCCTGGTGAGCATCCTCTTCCTCTATCTGCTCCAGCGGGTGCAGGGCGGGCTGCCCGGCTCGCTGGGCTTCCGGTCGATCGACCCGGACCAGGCGTTCAACACCGCTGCCTCCTTCGTCGCCAACACCAACTGGCAGTCGTACTCGGGCGAGCAGGCCATGGGCCACGTCGTGCAGACCGGTGGCCTCGCGGTGCAGAACTTCGTCTCGGCCGCCGTCGGCATGGCCGTCGCGATCGCTCTCGTACGGGGCTTCGCCCGCTCCCGCACCACCGCGTCCGGCGGGGGTGAACTGGGCAACTTCTGGGCCGACCTGGTCCGCGGCACCGTCCGCATCCTGATCCCCATCGCCGTCGTCGGCGCACTGGTCCTGGTGGCGTGCGGCGCCATCCAGAACTTCGCGGGGATCCACGAGGTGGGCCAGTTCGGCGGCGGATCGCAGCAGTGGAACGGCGGCGCTGTCGCCTCGCAGGAGGCCATCAAGGAGCTGGGCACCAACGGCGGCGGCTACTTCAACGCCAACTCCGCCCACCCCTTCGAGAATCCGAACGGCCTCTCCAACCTCCTGGAGGTCTTCCTGATCCTGGTCATCCCCTTCGCGATGACGCGCACCTTCGGCCGCATGGCGGGCTCCCTCAAACAGGGCTACGCGATCCTGGCGACGATGGTGACCATCTGGATCGCCTTCACCGCCCTGATGATGTGGACCGAGTTCCACCACGGCGGCCCCGCCTTCGACCTCGCGGGCGGCGCCATGGAGGGCAAGGAGACCCGCTTCGGGATCGGCGGCTCGTCGATCTTCTCGGTGGCGACCACGCTCACCTCGACGGGCGCGGTCAACTCCTTCCACTCGTCGTTCACCGGCTTCGGCGGCGGCATCACGATGCTCGGCATGCAGCTCGGTGAGATCGCGCCGGGCGGCGTCGGCTCCGGCCTCTACGGCATGCTGATCATGGCGGTCATCGCGGTGTTCATCGCGGGCCTGATGGTCGGCCGCACGCCCGAGTACCTGGGCAAGAAGATCGGCGTCCGCGAGATCAAGTTCGCGGCCTGCTACATCCTCGTCACCCCGGCACTGGTGCTCTGCTTCACCGCGGCCGCGATGGCGCTCCCGACCCCCGGCCACTCGATGACCAACTCCGGGGCGCACGGCTTCTCGGAGATCCTCTACGCCTATACGTCCGGCGCCAACAACAACGGTTCGGCCTTCGCCGGACTCGGCGCCGACACCCAGTGGTTCAACACCACCATCGGGCTCGCCATGCTGCTCGGCCGGTTCGTGCCGATGGTGTTCGTCCTGGCGCTCGCGGGTTCGCTCGCCGAGCAGCGCCAGATCCCCGAGACCTCCGGGACCCTCCGTACCGACAAGCCGCTCTTCGCCGGGCTCCTGGTCGGCACGATCATGATCATCGCTGGTCTGACCTACTTCCCGGCGCTCGCGCTGGGCCCGCTCGCTGAAGGGCTGGCGTCATGA
- a CDS encoding DUF3710 domain-containing protein, whose product MFGRRKNSGSDEDATGEAGQFASDGAGGDESAEVSGVRRSGLPPAPRPDGPWDISEVREAAEGRVDLGGLFVPGVEGMELRVEVAGDAIVAATVVLRDSAVQLQGFAAPKKEGIWGEVREEIASGITQQGGIIDEVEGPLGWELRAQVPVQLPDGTNGVQLVRFVGVDGPRWFLRGVISGQGAVQPEAAGVLEQIFRDTVVVRGEGPMAPRDPIVLKLPDDAQMMPDGVQQEEQEGSRFSGGMGQLQRGPEITEIR is encoded by the coding sequence GTGTTCGGACGTCGCAAGAACAGCGGTTCCGACGAGGACGCGACGGGCGAGGCCGGTCAGTTCGCATCCGACGGCGCCGGCGGCGATGAGTCGGCAGAGGTGAGCGGTGTGCGCAGGTCCGGCCTGCCCCCCGCGCCGCGCCCCGACGGTCCGTGGGACATCTCCGAGGTCCGTGAGGCGGCCGAGGGACGGGTGGACCTGGGCGGTCTGTTCGTCCCCGGGGTCGAGGGCATGGAGCTGCGCGTCGAGGTCGCGGGGGACGCGATCGTCGCGGCCACGGTCGTCCTGCGCGACAGCGCCGTCCAGCTCCAGGGCTTCGCGGCGCCGAAGAAGGAAGGCATCTGGGGCGAGGTGCGCGAGGAGATCGCCTCGGGCATCACCCAGCAGGGCGGCATCATCGACGAGGTCGAGGGCCCGCTCGGCTGGGAGCTGCGGGCCCAGGTGCCCGTCCAGCTCCCGGACGGTACGAACGGCGTGCAGCTGGTGCGCTTCGTCGGCGTCGACGGGCCGCGCTGGTTCCTGCGCGGCGTCATCTCGGGACAGGGCGCGGTCCAGCCCGAGGCGGCCGGTGTGCTGGAGCAGATCTTCCGGGACACTGTGGTCGTCCGCGGTGAGGGCCCGATGGCTCCCCGGGACCCGATCGTCCTCAAGCTGCCGGACGACGCGCAGATGATGCCCGACGGCGTCCAGCAGGAGGAGCAGGAGGGCTCGCGCTTCTCCGGCGGCATGGGTCAGCTCCAGCGCGGACCGGAGATCACCGAGATCCGCTGA